A segment of the uncultured Desulfobulbus sp. genome:
CCTTAAGTTATCTTGATTCTGATAGGGAGAGTCTTCTCTCTTTTGGCGATGTTCCACAGGCTGTTGTCCAGTTGCGTATGTGGGTACAGGATGCCTATACCGGGAATGTGGTCTGGACAAATCGAACTAATGTTCAGGTTTCTCCTCAGTCTTTTTTTGCTGATTACCAGTATGACCAACTCTTTGAGACGGCTGTGGAACAGGCTGTAATCACCTTGATGGATGATTTTGCCTACACAGTGTATAATTCCCCTGCAGTAGGGTGGATACAATAGAAGACATAAAAACAGGCAGATAGGTTGTACGTAAAACCTCCTGAGTTTTTCTCGGGAGGTTTTATTTTGCCTTTTTTTTGGGCGTTGCTTGATAGAGCAGTGAACCAATAATCAGGGAAAGCCCCCAAAAAGTTGCCTGGTGGATTCTTTCTCCCACGATTAGGTGCAGGCAGAGCAGGGAGAGAAAGGGCGTAAGGTACATGAGGTTGCCGATCTTGGCTGTTGAGGAGGTGCGCTGGAGTGCAGTCAGCCAAAGAATAAAGGTCAGGCTCATCTCAAAAAGAGCAATATAGCCAAGGGGGATCCAGGCTTGGGGAGCAGGTAAGGTGATCCCGCTGTTCAGTGTGCAGTAGATCAGAATACACAACAATCCCGAGCAAAAACTGATAAAGATTTTCAGGATGGGATCCTGCCCGTCCTGCGCGTTGCAGAGCCAGTACAATGCCCATATTAGGGTGGAAACAATTGCCAGCGTGACCCCCTGAGGACTAAGGTGACCAATGTGGATCATCTGCCCCTGGGTTGCTATCATCACCGCCCCGAAAAAACTGATGAGGATGGCGAAAATTTGCCTGCTGCTCAGGCGTTGGCCGAGCAGGGGGACGGAAAGCAGGGTCAGGACCAGAGGCCAGCCATAGTTGAGCGCCATGGCTATTTGCCCGGGGAGCAGGTCGTAGGCCTTAAAAAGGACCAGATAGTATAAAAAAGGGTTGAGTATGCCCAGAAGAACACAGCGGGTGAGACTTTTGGCAGGCATCTGGCCGATAGAGCGCAGTCTTCCCCGGATGGCAAGAATGAGGAAAAGCACCAGGGTTGAAAGCGCGGTGGTATAACAGAGAACGGCTTGTGGTGGGGTCGTCTTCAGGGCCAGCTTGAAGGCGGAGGCGGCTGTGCTCCAGAACAGCACCGCAAGCAAAGTGAGGAGGTAGGCCTGAGTTTGGTTGTGCATGGTCTTCGCTCGTTGCCCAGCTTTTCCCCAGCTTGCGGTGTTTGCAGACAGCTGCTTCCTGGTTCAGGGGATATCCTGAGCGCGTTTTCCTAAATTTCCATATCGATGATAGTTGCAGCAGATTGCCTGTTGCCGCAAATAGTGGATCAACTCCAGTCGGCCTTCCATATACACCGGACTTCGCAGAAGTGTGACTCCTTTTTCGCCAGCCATTCTACAAAGTGGTTGGGAAGCACTCCCTGGACCAGCTAAACGAATTCTGTGGTTCAGGCCGATTCGCCCACCAAGTGTTTGTTCGTCTTCTTCAACAATGACGCTTTCACCTAAAAACTGGAGCCCTTTGTGGCTTCCCAGAAATTGCCGGGCCGGACTCTTCAAAGAAGGATCAAGGGAAACCACCGGTGTGCAGCCTGCCAGTGTTGCCGCGGCTATGCGAGCTAGGGTTGCAAAGACACCATCCTCTTTGGTGACGCGTATAATCATGCCAGCAACCGGAAGGAAACGGATTTGGTTATCCTGCCCCCGAAGATGAAAATAATCCTGATACACTCCAAAGTAGGTTTCCATCTGGTGGAGGTAACTGGAAGTTGCAGCGATAAGTTTGTCTATATCTGCATACAGCTCAATGCCCAGATCCTCTGGAGCAAGCAGGCGCCATTCCTGAAGTAGACTCAGCATACGGTGTGATGACTTCCGCGGCGGCAGTGGTGGCGGGGAGAGTTCATCCGCGTTCATGAACTGCGTCACGTATTCCGGGCTCCCGGCTTTGATGCCTGAACCCAGCGCGGATTTGCCAAAGCCACCAAAGGGCTGGCGCAGCACGATGGCACCGGTGGTGCCACGGTTGATATAGAGGTTCCCGGCAAAGATTGTATCCTGCCACTGGCGCTGTTCCCGCTCGTCTAAACTTTCCAATCCACTGGTCAGGCCGTAGCCGGACTGGTTGACCAGTTTCATGGCTTCCTCCAGGTTTTTTGCCGACATGACGCCCAGTAGCGGTCCAAAAAATTCTGTGAGATGGGTATAGCCTACCGGCTGGACGCCGTATTTGATACCCGGTGACCAGCATGAAGGATTGTGAGCACTGGCCTGTGGCTGCAGAGCCCATTCTTCTCCCGGTTCGAGCGTGGTCAGGGCGTGCAGAAGATCCCCACTTGGCGGGCGAATGAGCGGACCGATTTTACTGCTGAAATCCCAGGCCGAACCCACACGCAGACTTTTTGCTGCATCCACCAGTTGGCGCCTGAACTGTTGATCCTGATACACGGGTTCCTCGAGGATGAGGAGCGAGGTGGCGCTGCATTTTTGCCCGCAGTTGCTGAAAGCGGAATGGAGAATATTTTTGATCGCCAGGTCACGGTCAGCCATTTCCGTAACAATGGTCGCGTTTTTGCCCCCGGTTTCAGCCGCTAGGAAGACCCCTGGTGACTGCTGCAAAATTTGTAGTCCTGTCTCTGTGCCTCCGGTGAGTATGACATTATTCACCAGGGGGCTGGTGGTCAGCAGCGGTCCTATTTCACTTCCGGAGCCCGGAACAAATTGGAGGGTTTTACGAGAAATACCCGCTCGCCAGAAGCATTGGCAGAGGATCCACCCGCACAAGACCGCATCAGTGGCTGGTTTGAAAATGACCGTGTTGCCCGCGGCAAGGGCTGCCGCAATGCCACCGCAGGGAATGGCGATGGGAAAATTCCAGGGGGCAATAACCACAACCACCCCACGTCCCTTGACCTCCAGGTGAGGCATGTGTCCATACTGGCGTACAGCCAGGGGGTAAAATTCGGTAAAATCAATGGCCTCGGAAACCTCGGGATCAGCCTCGGTAAAGACTTTGCCGGTACTGGCCGCAGCCGCTCCGATGAGTTCTCCGCGTGAGTGACGTATTTCCATGGCCGCGCGGGCCAGAAGCTCGTGTCGCTGTATATGAGTTTTTTCCCGCCAGCCGTCTGGATCAGCAGATGCTGTTTGCAGAGCCAACTCAGCATCTTCTTTTGCGGCCAGGGCAAAATGGGCAACCGTGACCTTATTCCGGTTGGGATCTTTGCAGGTGGAGATTGTGCGGTCCTGAAAAATTTCTTTACCGTTAATAACAAGGGGGATCTGAAGGGGAATTGCCTCTTCAGATTTCATCCAGCGTTCTCGGATGAATTCTGCCCAGTGACGATTCGCGGCAAGAGACCAATCTGTGTCCGGTTCGTTGGTGAAGCTGTTGCTGAACAAGGGGGAGACTGA
Coding sequences within it:
- a CDS encoding bifunctional proline dehydrogenase/L-glutamate gamma-semialdehyde dehydrogenase; the protein is MEHQHQEIINEAIALAERWQNRANSIRTGQEKRLQAQLQRLLDHPQDKVLLSQLIDQSFRAANNHRIADQMQTLLQDYGVPEFLRIVERGLLGMFTNLSPSLLAPLMPLLVEQMRKQSARLIIAGETEPLHQYLQQRRQENVRVNINHLGEAVLGEEEAQHRLATYVADLKDPDIEHISIKISTLYSQISSLAFEQTIALLKERLSVLYRVAQEHSFQRADGEQVAKFINLDMEEYRDLAITYQVFVETLNEQEFAACSAGIVLQAYLPDSFAIQQQLTQWARERVAAGGAPIKLRIVKGANMEMEKLESSLNNWPLAPFDTKEAVDANYKRMVEYGMRPENIQAVHLGIASHNLFELAYAATLAKKRGVTPYFCFEMLEGMADHIRRALQEDAGDILLYAPVAGKSEFINAIAYLIRRLDENTAPENFLRYAPELEVGSSQWTMLKEGFLRSCARQERLSSHSHRQQDRSKESFPPSVSPLFSNSFTNEPDTDWSLAANRHWAEFIRERWMKSEEAIPLQIPLVINGKEIFQDRTISTCKDPNRNKVTVAHFALAAKEDAELALQTASADPDGWREKTHIQRHELLARAAMEIRHSRGELIGAAAASTGKVFTEADPEVSEAIDFTEFYPLAVRQYGHMPHLEVKGRGVVVVIAPWNFPIAIPCGGIAAALAAGNTVIFKPATDAVLCGWILCQCFWRAGISRKTLQFVPGSGSEIGPLLTTSPLVNNVILTGGTETGLQILQQSPGVFLAAETGGKNATIVTEMADRDLAIKNILHSAFSNCGQKCSATSLLILEEPVYQDQQFRRQLVDAAKSLRVGSAWDFSSKIGPLIRPPSGDLLHALTTLEPGEEWALQPQASAHNPSCWSPGIKYGVQPVGYTHLTEFFGPLLGVMSAKNLEEAMKLVNQSGYGLTSGLESLDEREQRQWQDTIFAGNLYINRGTTGAIVLRQPFGGFGKSALGSGIKAGSPEYVTQFMNADELSPPPLPPRKSSHRMLSLLQEWRLLAPEDLGIELYADIDKLIAATSSYLHQMETYFGVYQDYFHLRGQDNQIRFLPVAGMIIRVTKEDGVFATLARIAAATLAGCTPVVSLDPSLKSPARQFLGSHKGLQFLGESVIVEEDEQTLGGRIGLNHRIRLAGPGSASQPLCRMAGEKGVTLLRSPVYMEGRLELIHYLRQQAICCNYHRYGNLGKRAQDIP
- a CDS encoding DMT family transporter, encoding MHNQTQAYLLTLLAVLFWSTAASAFKLALKTTPPQAVLCYTTALSTLVLFLILAIRGRLRSIGQMPAKSLTRCVLLGILNPFLYYLVLFKAYDLLPGQIAMALNYGWPLVLTLLSVPLLGQRLSSRQIFAILISFFGAVMIATQGQMIHIGHLSPQGVTLAIVSTLIWALYWLCNAQDGQDPILKIFISFCSGLLCILIYCTLNSGITLPAPQAWIPLGYIALFEMSLTFILWLTALQRTSSTAKIGNLMYLTPFLSLLCLHLIVGERIHQATFWGLSLIIGSLLYQATPKKKAK